The genomic segment GTCTTTTTTCCGTTCCGTCACATCTAAAATGAAAGAAGAGGTAAATAAAACTTCCCCTTTTTCGTCGACGAGCGGCTGGATGACAAGCTCATTCCAAAATGGAGTACCGTCTTTTTTATAATGAAGGATCTCGGCATTCGCAGGCATTCCCTTGCGAAGTTTCTTATTAATTTCCTCAATAAGCTCCATGTCGGTTTCTTCGCCTTGCATGAATCGCAAATTTTGCCCAATAACTTCTTCGGACGGGTAGCCCGTAATTTCTGTAAATGCTTCATTGATAAAAACAACTGGATCGTCTGAAACAGATGGATCCGTCAAAATGAAACCTGTTCGAAAACGACTTCCAAAACGTTGAAGCCAATTAAACAATATTGCTTTTTCAGCTTTTTCAGTCTGTGTTTTTCTAGGATTACCCATCATTCAACCCCCCTTCAAATGAAAGAAAAAATAAGCCGCCATCCATATTGATAGCGGCTTATTTCTTTAGATATTATGCATATAGCGGAAATTTGTCCGTCAATGCGGTAACACGTTGCTGAGCTTCTTTTTTCACAGCTTCGTCTTCATGATTTTTCAGAACCTTCGCCATGATCGATGCGATTTCTCGCATTTCTTCTTCCTTGAAACCACGTGTTGTAACAGCTGGTGTTCCAAGTCGTACTCCCGAAGTAACAAACGGGCTTTCAGTGTCATATGGAATCGTGTTTTTGTTCGTAGTGATGCCGATTTCATCTAGTGCGTGCTCTGCAATTTTACCCGTGATTTCAAGTGAACGCAGGTTAAGCAAAACCAAATGGTTATCTGTTCCGCCTGATACGATGTCTACACCTTCAGCTATTAGCGCTTCAGCTAATGCTTTCGCATTGCTCTTCACTTGTTGGATATACGTTTTGAATTCCGGTTTCTGTGCTTCGCCAAATGCCACCGCTTTTGCAGCAATAACGTGCATCAATGGTCCACCTTGAACTCCTGGGAAGATTGACTTGTCAAGTTTACGACCAAATTCCTCTGTAGAAAGAATAAGTCCACCACGAGGTCCGCGTAATGTTTTATGCGTTGTCGAAGTGACGAAGTGTGCATGCGGAACTGGGTTTTGATGTTCGCCGACTGCTACAAGCCCTGCGATATGCGCCATGTCGACGAATAGGTACGCGCCCACTTCATCCGCAATTTCACGGAACTTAGCAAAATCA from the Sporosarcina psychrophila genome contains:
- the glyA gene encoding serine hydroxymethyltransferase; translated protein: MELNKLGNVQREDEAVYEAIMAEKKRQQSNIELIASENFVTEAVMEAQGSYLTNKYAEGYPGKRYYGGCEHVDVVENIARDRVKEIFGAEYANVQPHSGAQANMAVYFAVLEPGDTVLGMNLSHGGHLTHGSPVNFSGKLYNFVDYGVSKEDELIDYEDVRQKALEHKPKMIVAGASAYPREIDFAKFREIADEVGAYLFVDMAHIAGLVAVGEHQNPVPHAHFVTSTTHKTLRGPRGGLILSTEEFGRKLDKSIFPGVQGGPLMHVIAAKAVAFGEAQKPEFKTYIQQVKSNAKALAEALIAEGVDIVSGGTDNHLVLLNLRSLEITGKIAEHALDEIGITTNKNTIPYDTESPFVTSGVRLGTPAVTTRGFKEEEMREIASIMAKVLKNHEDEAVKKEAQQRVTALTDKFPLYA